The DNA region CTACCAGATGTACGCCGCCCTGGCCCTCCTCGCCCTGGGAGGGCGGCCCGGGCAGCGGCGCGCCCCGGGACTGCTGCTGTCGGGCGCCGTGATCTTCAGCGGCACCCTGTACGTCCTCTCGCTGACCGGGGAGCGTTGGCTGGGCGCGGTCACGCCGGTGGGCGGGGCGCTCCTGATCGCGGGCTTCGTGGTGGCGGCGCTCGACGCGCGCGGGAGGTAGGTTGTGGGCCGTAGGGTGTCGGAAGGATCGGGCCCCGCCTCTTTTCCCACACTCCACATTCGTCAACCCACAACCCGAACCCGCCGCCCCCTTGCTGCGGGACGGCGGGTTCTGCTGGTGCGGGGGGGCGGTAAGCCGGGTTCTGTCTCCCGCCCGGGGGCGGGGCACGGTCATCTCTCTGGGACGCACGTCACCGTGCGCCTCAAGCGACCATCCTGGCGGTCAGCGGGACGAGCCGTCCCTCGCGCGCTGTCGGGTCTTGCACCGG from Deinococcus aetherius includes:
- a CDS encoding DUF423 domain-containing protein → MRNLNPTVAGAILAAVGVALGAFGAHALRERLDPAALANFETGARYQMYAALALLALGGRPGQRRAPGLLLSGAVIFSGTLYVLSLTGERWLGAVTPVGGALLIAGFVVAALDARGR